GTCGGCGGCGTGGGAGTGGAAGAGTTGCGGTGTCGGGGGGCGGTAGTCACCTTCGTATGGGTGCTGGGGTGCGGGCGCTTCGGGGGCGGCTGGCGGAGCGTTCGGTTTGATGGGGGAAGGCATTCTGCTTTGCGTTGATATTACCGGGTGAGGTTGGGTTTGGGGAGTGCGCGATTGGGATTGCGGGTCGTTGGGGACGACCGGCTTGAAGAGTGTGGGTTCTTCTGCCGGGTGCGGGTGCTAACTTTAGCGGCTCCGTATTGGGTTATTCCTTCGCTCCTGCCGGTCATGGAATATCCCCCCATATTATTGTCGCGGAAGTAGTTTATTTTTGTTTGATTTGCAAAGACGGGCTACTCGCAAAAACTTCATTGCAAAAGGTTTAGCTGCAGAATCTTCATTCCAAAAGGGTTAGGGCTAATTCTCCTTCGACGGCTTGCTTAAACGAGACGACCCCGATGGCCGGGGTCGTAAGAACGAACACTGTAGTTATTATAGCGGAGTGTGTGGAACTGATACGCCACGGCTATGTTATTGATTTTGAGTGGGATGGATTGTTTTGGGGCTTGACAGCGAATTGATGGTTGGTTTGCGGGCTGTTCACGATGAGGTGGTGAACAGGCGTTGAGATGAGGATCTTTGAGGGGAGAGCGGCAACGTTGGAGTGTTTGGGCTGGAAGGTTCGAACGGTATGCATGGGGTGGAATGTGTCGGGATCCTTCACTCCGTTCAGGATGACGGCGAAGAGCAGACAACGGCAAATGCAAGGGCAAAGGCAACTGCAACTGCCACTGCAAATACGGGGGTCTCTCCACTGCGCAACGAACGATGAGGCTGTTCGTTGCTCCGGTCGAGATGACGCTTCTCTTAGACGGTTCTTCGCCCGACGTCGCTTCGCTAGATGCCTCTTCGCTAGATGCCTCTTTTCTGGTCGTCTCTTCGCTAGATGCCTCTTCGCTGGACCACTCTTCGCTGGTCGTCTCTTCGCTAGATGCCTCTTCGCTGGATGTCTCTTCGCAGATGCGTCTTCGCTAGATGCCCGGGTCTTTAAGGGCCTCGTTGCCTCAAGGCGGGTGGGCTTAGTAGCTGGGTACTGCGGCGGCTGGGTCGATCGCGTGTCCGGCGAGTTCGTTGAGGATCTTGACGCTGGCGCTGGCTCCTATGCGCGAGGCACCGGCGCGGAGCATGGTGGTGGCGTCGGCGAGGGAGCGGATTCCGCCGGAGGCTTTGACGCCTGCGCGGGTGCCGGCTACGCCGCGGAGGAGGCTGATGTCGTCGGCGGTGGCGCCGCCGGTGGAGAAGCCGGTGCTGGTTTTGAGGAAGTCGGCACCGGCGGAGAGGGCCAGCTCGGAGGCGCGGAGCTTTTCTTCAAAGGTGAGGAGGCAGGTTTCGAGGATGACCTTGACGATGGCTCCGGCGGCGTGGGCGATCTCTACGACGCCGTGGATGTCCTGGCGGATGGCTTCGTAGTCTGCGGTCTGAGCTGACTTGAGGAGGCCCACGTTGAGGACCATGTCGATGTCGTGGGCACCGTGTTTGAGCATGTGGGCGGTCTCTTCGCGCTTGGAGACGGAGAGGGTGGCGCCGAGGGGAAAGCCGATGACTACGCCGACGGGGATGCCGGTGCCCTGGAGGGCGGCGGCGGCGAGCGAGACCCAGGTGGGATTGATCATGGCGCAGGCAAAGCGGTGTTCGGCGGCCTCATTGCAGAGCTGGAGGACCTGGGTGCGGGTGGCGTCGGGCTTGAGGAGAGTATGGTCGAGGACGGCGGCGAGGTTGTGAGGGGAGGAGAGGGTGTGGGCGGCGAAGGCTTCGGCATCGAATTGCTCAGGGCCGTGGGGAAGGGGATCTGTGATGGACAGCGTGTTCAAAAAAGTGCTCCTTCGGCGGGGGAGGTGATCGCGCCGGGTTACTTTCTATCATACGAGGGTTGCGGCTGGTTTAAGGGGGGCAGCCTGGGCTTCGCTGATTGTTATGGCGAAATATAGGGATCTCTCCATGGCGGCGGCAAAGTTCGTCGCCTTCGGTCGAGACGGCGCGATTTTTAAGGGTGGGATTAGACGGCTTTCTGTGCGGTGTGCCAGGCGAGGGCCATATCGTCGCGGAGGAAGTTGTAGAGTTGTTCGCCGGATTCTTTGTCGCGGGCTCTGAGGACTGCGCTGGGGTGAATGGTGGCGATGACCTGATTGGCGTAGGGAGTCTGGAGGATCTTTCCGTGGTCGCGCATGAGGGCGAAGGTTCCTCCAAACAAAGACTTGGACGCTGAGGCTCCGAGGCAGAGGATGACGCGGGGGTGGATGGAGTCGACTTCGGCGAGGAGCCAGGGGCGGCACGCGTTGATCTCGGACATGCGGGGATTCTGGTGGAGACGGAGCTTGCCGCGCTGAACGAATTTGAAGTGCTTGACGGCGTTGGTGACGTAGATTTTGGAGCGGTCGATGTTGAGTTCGGCCATGACGCGGTCGAGGATTTTGCCGGCGGGGCCGACGAAGGGTTCGCCCTGGAGATCTTCCTGGTCGCCGGGCTGTTCGCCGACGAGGATGAGTTTGGCGTGGGCTGCTCCTGCGCCGGGGACGACCTGCGTGGCGTGCTGGTAAAGGTCGCAGCCTTTACACGCTGGGAGCGCTGCGCGAAGAGTGGGGAGCGAGTGATTTTCCGGTACGAAGGGTTGGGCGGAGGGCTGTTGCTGCTGACGTGTGACCATGTCGGAGACTCGGCTTTGAGATTTGATGATGAGGTCAGGCAGAAGCGAGATTTCGGGAAGGTTCTTCCAATAGCGAACGGGCATTTCGCTGCGCATCATCTCGGGGTTGAGGCGCGCGGGGTTGTAGATGCTCGCGTAGTAAGAGCGCCAGAGATCTTCGAGTTCGTCTTCGGCGGGGGCGGACTCGCGGGGCAGGCCGGGGGCGAAGGTGAGTTGCTTGCTGGTGGGATCCCAGGAGACGGAGGCGTCGGGAGTGAGAATGGTCCAGCGCATGACGCTGAAGCGTTCGGCGAAGAAGGGCGCGGCGAGAGGGAGGATGCGGTGGTCGGGTTGGTACCAGGCGATGAAGTGCTCGCAGGTGTCGGGCTGGGAGGGGGTTGGGGTGACGTGAGGATCGGGGTCGCAGTGTGGGAGTGCGGTGTGGTTGAGCCCGAAGGGCGTGGGGGTGGCGAGGACGAGATGATGGGGGCCGGGTTCGTTAGGCAGGGACTCGTCTACGACGATTGGGCGGCCGCTGGGGTCGCCGGGTTCGAGGACCATACGGAAGCGAACGAAGGCGTGCATCTTGTGGAGGTCGCGGCGGACCTGGGATTCGAGGCGTTCGAGTTCGGCGATGTCGGGGTCGACGGAGATTTTGAGGAGGTTGCGGTTGGTCTGGAGGCGATAGAGGATGCGGTAGAGGAGATTCCAGCGTTGGGGATCGCGATGGACTGCGGCGTACTCAGCGGCTTCGAGGAAGACTTTTGAGGTGTGGGGCGTCGGAATTGGAAGGCCGGTGGGTGTGTCGGAGGATTCGAGGGTGAGGTCGAGCGTAGAGGGAATGGTGGAGTCTTGAAGGTCGAGTTCTTCGGGGCGGTAGCCGAGATGAAGGGCTTCGCGTGCGGCTTCTCGCCAGGCGTTGAAGTCGGGTTCGAGGGGGATTCGCTTCATTAGATGGAGCCAGTGAGTGCGCTGACGGATGCGAAGAGGTCAAGCTGTGTGGTGAGTTGCGATTCGTGGGTAGAGGGTTGCTGGCGCGGCGCGTGATCGATGGTGATGAGATAGGGTAGGGCGCTTTTGATGCGGACGCGGAGTTTCTTCAGGTCGTCGAGGAGAAAGAGATGATATTTGCGGATGCTGAGGATGCGTTCGACGTTGCGGTAGCCGATGCCGGGGACACGGAGGAGGGATTCGCGGGGGGCGGCGTTGACGTCGACGGGGAAGAACTCTGGGTGGAGTTTGGCCCAGGTTGTTTTGGGGTCTTCGGTAAGGGAGAGTGAGGGGTTCTCTTCGGAGGTGAGTTCGGCTGCGTTGAAGCCGTAAAAGCGCATGAGCCAGTCGGATTGATAGAGGCGGTGTTCGCGCATCCTGGGTGTGGGCTTTAGTGGAAGACGGGCGTCGGCGGCGGGGTATGGGCTAAAGCCGGTGTAGTAGATGCGGCGGAGTTTGTACTGGCCGTAGAGGTGGGTGGCGGTGGTGAGGATCTCGCGGTCGGTTGCAGGGGTGGCTCCGATGACCATCTGTGTGGATTGGCCAGCGGTGGCGAACTTAGGAGCTGAAGGGAGCTTGCGGCGGTCTTCGTCGGCCTCGTCTTTGCGCAGGGCGATCTTGTTCATCGTGGATTCGATGACGGTGGTTTTCTTTTCGGGGGCCAGTTGGACGAGATCCTGCTGGGTGGGTAGCTCTATGTTGGCGCTGAGACGGTCGGCGAAGAGGCCAGCCTGATCGATGAGGAGTTCGCTCGCTCCGGGAATTGCTTTGAGGTGGATGTAGCCGCCAAAGTGATGCTCGGTGCGGAGGGCTTTGGCGACGTGGATGAGCTGCTCCATGGTGTAGTCGGGGGACTGGATGATGCCGGAGGAGAGAAAGAGGCCCTCGATGTAGTTGCGCTTGTAGAAGTCGAGTGTGAGTTTGACGACCTCCTCGGGAGTGAAGCGGGCGCGCTGGATGTCGGAGGAGATGCGGTTGACGCAGAAGATACAGTCGTAGGTGCAGAAGTTGGTGAGGAGGATTTTGAGCAGGGAGACGCAGCGGCCGTCGGGGGTGTAGGAGTGGCAGATTCCCATGCCATCGGAGTGACCCACGCCCTTGCCGTTGCCGCTGCGCCTGGCTCCGGAGGAGGCGCAGGAGGCGTCGTATTTTGCGGCGTCGGCGAGGATCTCGAGTTTTTGCTGGGTGTTCATGCAGGAGCGAAGATGTGAGTCACGGGGTAGTTCGATGCTTTATTGTAGCGAAGAAAAGACGAATATTGGTTTATGAAGTTGATTCGATTTCAGCGGTTCAACATCCAACAGAGGTGAACGTAGATAAGGTAGAAAAAAAGCTTCGACTTTCGGTTTTGGATCAGTCTCCGGTGCCGGCGGGAAGTATGCCGGGACAGGCTTTGCAAAACTCGATCGAGCTGGCGCGGCTGGTGGATGGGTTGGGGTACGGCCGGTTCTGGATGTCGGAGCACCATGCGATGGATACGCTGGCGTGTACGGCTCCGGAGGTGATGCTGGCGCGGATCGGCGCGGAGACGAAGCGGATTCGCATTGGGTCGGGTGGGATCATGCTGCCGCACTACACGCCGCTGAAAGTGGCGGAGTGTTTTCGTTTGCTGCATGCGCTGTATCCGGGGCGAGTGGATTTGGGGATCGGGCGTGCGCCTGGCGGCGGGCCAATCGAGGCGCTGGCGCTGAAGCGTGATCGGAAGACGAAGATGCTGGATGATTTTCCAGACCAGGTGAGCGAGCTGCTGGCGTTTCTGGGGCGTCGGTTTCCGGAGGGACATCCGTTTGCGGGGATTCGGGTTTCGCCGGAGATGCCGGGAACTCCGGATGTGTGGATGCTGGGGTCGAGTATGTGGAGCTCAGCCGCGGCGGTGGAGTTTGGACTGCCTTATTCGTTTGCGCACTTCTTCAGCCCGGTGAATACGCGGGCGGCGATTGAGACTTATCGACGGAGCTTTACCGGGAGCATCTATCGCAAGGAGGCGGAGGCTACGGTGGCGGTTGGTGTGATCTGCGCGGAGACGCAGGATGAGGCTGAGTTTCTGTTTTCGAGTGTGCGGCTGCTGCAGCGGCGGATCAGGCAGGGGGATCGGCGGCCAGTGGCGTCGCCCGAGGATGCGGCGCGGGAGTTGTACCTGTTAGGCGATATCCCACAGGAGGAGGGCGAGTGGCCGCGGTACTTTGTAGGGACTCCTGCGGTGGTGCGGGAACAGCTGGAGTCGATGGCTGCAGAGTTGGGGATTGGGGAGCTGATTGTGAATACGATTGTTTGGGATCAGGCGAAGCGGCTGCGTAGTTATGAGTTGTTGGCGGGAGAGTTTGGGATGATGGGAGCGGATCGGTTGAGCTCACTTGAGGGTCGTGAGCTGAGAGAAGCTTCACCTATAAGTTGACTTTGATGTACTTGAGCGGTCCAGCGTTAAGGTACATAAGCGATCTCGGTAGGGCTTCGGTATATCTTGACTCGGTATTGCGCCAAGTAACGCTGCATTGCGCCAAGTAGCGCTGAAGTTTTGCGCCCAAAAACCTGAAACAACACTCAAGCCCACTCTCTCGAGATCGGGCGAGATTTCTGGATGAATGAGCCGGGCGGTCGATGGTTGAACAGTTGTGCTCAGCGTATCCGCCGGAACTTCGTGTCGGCGAGAATTTCTTGTCTCTGAAACCGCGCTGTCATTTTGTCTCGGAAAGGCTGCTGTTATTTTTGCTAATATACGCGATCGTTCGGATCGATTAGCTTCGCAATAACGAGCGTCGATGTACACACTGACCTCGGTTGGCAGGTAGCACAACGACAGGCGCATCCTAACGGAATGGAGGTTTTATCCATGAAATGCCGACTTGTTTTCGTCTCCGTCACAATGCTCCTTTTGACCAGTATCGCGGTGTTTGCACAGAGAGGCACTCTGGGGTCATCCGCTGATGTTGCCTTTTGGGTTGACTACTGGGGAAAGCCGAGAGTGGCTCTCTACGGTCCCGAGGAGCAAGCCTTCAATCAGAACGTGCACGAGATCATGTTTCCCGTGAATGTTTTTGATCGTCCTTTGGACCCGAACACACTGAACGAGAATGTTCAATGGTTGAAGGATCATCCGAATGCTCGCTTTTACATCGATGGGTACGCCTCCTCGGATGGCCAGGAGGGCTACAATCTGAATCTCTCAAGACAGCGGGCGGATTGGGTGAGACGAGCGCTGATACGCAAGGGCATTGCGGAGAATCGGATTGCGCTGGCGGTGCCATGGGGACAGTTGTATCCAACTTGTGCCGAACGTGACCATGAGTGCTGGAGTAAGAACCGGGTTGTCAGGTTTGTTTACTCTGCCAATTGAAGTCCCGCGCCCAGGATGCGTCCAAGCCTCATGATCGACGCTCGTCTCGAGTGTCAGCGGCAGAACTGTGACCGCGGTTTGCATGAGTAAATTTCCGAGGAGCCGTCTGCCCAGATGCAAAGGGTTGCATGTGTCACGGAGTTGTAAAGAGTTTGTCATTAGTTATGCTCTCGACAGACATTGCTGATGTGGGTGGGCTATCGTTCGTTTGCTGCTGAGAGATGGGTGCTGCTTTGGTCTCACTCGAGGCAGAACTATCTCGCTTCGAGGTAAACGATATGCGAATCTACGAATCTTTCTCGCACCGTGAAACTGATGCGCCGCTGCTTCGCCAGGGAAGCAGGTCTGGTTGGAGCAAAACTCTTACAGCCGTTACGCTGCTGGCCTGTGGGACTGGAGTGGTACTAGCGCAACACCATGACAGTGACGATGCATTTTTGCCGAGCCCGGTGAGAAGTGTCTCGACGGTACCGGGTAATGGGGATGTGAATCCGTACGGAGTTGCGTTTGTCGGAGACAATTTTCAGACTGGGTCAGGACCGTTGAAGCATGGGGACATTCTGGTCTCGAACTTCAACAACAGCATGAATCTGCAGGGTACGGGAACGACTATCGTCAGGGTTCCGAAGAGTGGATCGCCGACTGTGTTCTTCCAGGGTAAGGTACCGCTGGGGCTTTCTACGGCGCTGGGAACGCTGCAGTATGGGTTCGTGGTTGTCGGGAATGCGCCGACGGTGGACGGTACCGCGGCGACAGCAGGGCCGGGGTCGTTGCTGGTGATCAACAATCAGGGCAAGCTGATACAGACGTTCACGAGTGTGGAGATACAGGGGCCCTGGGACATGGCGCTGGTGGATTGTGGAGACACGGCAATTGCATTTGTCTCGAATGACCTGACCGGGACCGTGGTCCGGTTGGACTTCAAAGTAAGCTCCAGCGGTCTGACGCTGCAGCGTACGAAGACGATTGCTTCGGGGTATGTTCATCGCGGCGATCCGGTGACGCTGTTTGTGTCGCCTACGGGTCTGGTGTATGACGACCGACGCGACGTGCTGTACGTTGCTTCGACGGGAGACAACGCCGTCTTCGCGGTGCGAGATGCGGCGGATCGTCACACGGATGGCGGACTGGGAACCATTGTTTACCAGGACAACGTTCATCTGCATGGGGCGCTTGGGCTGGCTATGGCTCCGAATGGACACCTGCTGTTGACGAACAACGATGGCATCAATCCCGATCCCAATCAGCCGAGCGAGATCGTGGAGTTTACGAAGGACGGGAGGTTTGTGAAGCAGATCCCCGTGGATCCGGCCCAGGGCGGATCGTTCGGCTTAGCGGTGCGCACGACCGAAGACAAGGCAATCCTTGCGGCGGTCGATGACAATACTGCGACGTTGACTATCTGGACGCTGAACTTCGAGTAGACCGGGCAAGGGCAGCTTCTGCTGCGAGTGGATGAGTTACGTACGGCTGCCATTGGCGTGAGGAGGGTCAGAGGGCTGGGATCGCCAGCCGTTCGAGAATTTGTGCCTAGTGGCCGGCGACGTCGGCGGGGAAGATGCGGATGTCTTCTACTCCGCGGTAGCGCTCGGCGTAGTCCATGCCGTAGCCGATGACGAATTTGTTGGGGATCTTGAAGGCTACGTAGTCGGCTTCGATGGGGACGAGGCGGCGCTCGGGTTTGTCGAGGCAGGATGCAATTTTTAGGGATGCGGGTTTGTGTTGCAGCATGAGGCCGCGGAGGTAGCTGAGGGTGAGGCCGGTGTCGAGGATGTCTTCGACGATAATGACGTGCTTGCCTTCGATGGGATTGTCGATGTCCTTGATGAGCTTGACGGCGCCGGAGGAGACGCGGGCGCGGCCGTAGCTGGAGACGGCGACGAAGTCGAA
This Tunturibacter gelidoferens DNA region includes the following protein-coding sequences:
- the deoC gene encoding deoxyribose-phosphate aldolase gives rise to the protein MNTLSITDPLPHGPEQFDAEAFAAHTLSSPHNLAAVLDHTLLKPDATRTQVLQLCNEAAEHRFACAMINPTWVSLAAAALQGTGIPVGVVIGFPLGATLSVSKREETAHMLKHGAHDIDMVLNVGLLKSAQTADYEAIRQDIHGVVEIAHAAGAIVKVILETCLLTFEEKLRASELALSAGADFLKTSTGFSTGGATADDISLLRGVAGTRAGVKASGGIRSLADATTMLRAGASRIGASASVKILNELAGHAIDPAAAVPSY
- a CDS encoding UdgX family uracil-DNA binding protein (This protein belongs to the uracil DNA glycosylase superfamily, members of which act in excision repair of DNA. However, it belongs more specifically to UdgX branch, whose founding member was found to bind uracil in DNA (where it does not belong), without cleaving it, appears to promote DNA repair by a pathway involving RecA, rather than base excision.), with the translated sequence MKRIPLEPDFNAWREAAREALHLGYRPEELDLQDSTIPSTLDLTLESSDTPTGLPIPTPHTSKVFLEAAEYAAVHRDPQRWNLLYRILYRLQTNRNLLKISVDPDIAELERLESQVRRDLHKMHAFVRFRMVLEPGDPSGRPIVVDESLPNEPGPHHLVLATPTPFGLNHTALPHCDPDPHVTPTPSQPDTCEHFIAWYQPDHRILPLAAPFFAERFSVMRWTILTPDASVSWDPTSKQLTFAPGLPRESAPAEDELEDLWRSYYASIYNPARLNPEMMRSEMPVRYWKNLPEISLLPDLIIKSQSRVSDMVTRQQQQPSAQPFVPENHSLPTLRAALPACKGCDLYQHATQVVPGAGAAHAKLILVGEQPGDQEDLQGEPFVGPAGKILDRVMAELNIDRSKIYVTNAVKHFKFVQRGKLRLHQNPRMSEINACRPWLLAEVDSIHPRVILCLGASASKSLFGGTFALMRDHGKILQTPYANQVIATIHPSAVLRARDKESGEQLYNFLRDDMALAWHTAQKAV
- a CDS encoding putative DNA modification/repair radical SAM protein — translated: MNTQQKLEILADAAKYDASCASSGARRSGNGKGVGHSDGMGICHSYTPDGRCVSLLKILLTNFCTYDCIFCVNRISSDIQRARFTPEEVVKLTLDFYKRNYIEGLFLSSGIIQSPDYTMEQLIHVAKALRTEHHFGGYIHLKAIPGASELLIDQAGLFADRLSANIELPTQQDLVQLAPEKKTTVIESTMNKIALRKDEADEDRRKLPSAPKFATAGQSTQMVIGATPATDREILTTATHLYGQYKLRRIYYTGFSPYPAADARLPLKPTPRMREHRLYQSDWLMRFYGFNAAELTSEENPSLSLTEDPKTTWAKLHPEFFPVDVNAAPRESLLRVPGIGYRNVERILSIRKYHLFLLDDLKKLRVRIKSALPYLITIDHAPRQQPSTHESQLTTQLDLFASVSALTGSI
- a CDS encoding LLM class flavin-dependent oxidoreductase translates to MVYEVDSISAVQHPTEVNVDKVEKKLRLSVLDQSPVPAGSMPGQALQNSIELARLVDGLGYGRFWMSEHHAMDTLACTAPEVMLARIGAETKRIRIGSGGIMLPHYTPLKVAECFRLLHALYPGRVDLGIGRAPGGGPIEALALKRDRKTKMLDDFPDQVSELLAFLGRRFPEGHPFAGIRVSPEMPGTPDVWMLGSSMWSSAAAVEFGLPYSFAHFFSPVNTRAAIETYRRSFTGSIYRKEAEATVAVGVICAETQDEAEFLFSSVRLLQRRIRQGDRRPVASPEDAARELYLLGDIPQEEGEWPRYFVGTPAVVREQLESMAAELGIGELIVNTIVWDQAKRLRSYELLAGEFGMMGADRLSSLEGRELREASPIS
- a CDS encoding OmpA family protein, with product MKCRLVFVSVTMLLLTSIAVFAQRGTLGSSADVAFWVDYWGKPRVALYGPEEQAFNQNVHEIMFPVNVFDRPLDPNTLNENVQWLKDHPNARFYIDGYASSDGQEGYNLNLSRQRADWVRRALIRKGIAENRIALAVPWGQLYPTCAERDHECWSKNRVVRFVYSAN
- a CDS encoding YncE family protein, encoding MRIYESFSHRETDAPLLRQGSRSGWSKTLTAVTLLACGTGVVLAQHHDSDDAFLPSPVRSVSTVPGNGDVNPYGVAFVGDNFQTGSGPLKHGDILVSNFNNSMNLQGTGTTIVRVPKSGSPTVFFQGKVPLGLSTALGTLQYGFVVVGNAPTVDGTAATAGPGSLLVINNQGKLIQTFTSVEIQGPWDMALVDCGDTAIAFVSNDLTGTVVRLDFKVSSSGLTLQRTKTIASGYVHRGDPVTLFVSPTGLVYDDRRDVLYVASTGDNAVFAVRDAADRHTDGGLGTIVYQDNVHLHGALGLAMAPNGHLLLTNNDGINPDPNQPSEIVEFTKDGRFVKQIPVDPAQGGSFGLAVRTTEDKAILAAVDDNTATLTIWTLNFE
- the hpt gene encoding hypoxanthine phosphoribosyltransferase, which translates into the protein MSTSTPVFPPAAEMEILFTKQQIADRTREIGAQISADYKGQSIVLIGVLKGAAIFLADLARAIQVDNTFDFVAVSSYGRARVSSGAVKLIKDIDNPIEGKHVIIVEDILDTGLTLSYLRGLMLQHKPASLKIASCLDKPERRLVPIEADYVAFKIPNKFVIGYGMDYAERYRGVEDIRIFPADVAGH